The stretch of DNA TACGTCGAGCAGATGCGGCGCCACGTCCACACCTCATTCCGCGTCCACCAGTCCGCAGGCGGCTGGAGGCCGACGTCCCGCAGGTTGCCGAGGCCACGGTAGCCGACGCCGTCGAGCCGGAAGGCGGAGTTGGACTCCTCCAGCACCAGCACCTTGTCCGTCTCCGCATTGCGGTGACGGGGAAGGTATGCCCAGAGCGCACCAAGTGCGCTTCCCTGGTGTCCTTCGACGCCGAGCGCACCAACCACGGACACGCAGACAAGTTCTGGGCCGTGGCGCTAGCCTGCCAGCGCGAGCGGGGAGCGGAGAGACGAGGTAGGGACGAGCTTGGTGTGCGAGTGATTGACTAAACTCGGCTGAGCCGTGGCCCTGCCTGTGCGGCGCTCGCTGGGCTCTGACTTTCGTGCCCCCCCTCTTCATTCCTTGCCGGGGCGTACCGCGAGCGGAGCTCCCTAGCGCGGCCTCAGTGCCCCGTGTCAGACTGCAATCTCACACCTGTACTCGGATGCTCGTGGAGCTGGGAGAACCATCGGGCTGGGGACCGCGAGCCTCTTGCTCGGCCCGCCCCGTGCCGGAAAGACATTGCCTCGGACGACGGCCCGCGCCGGCACTGTTTGGGAGTCAAGGCAGGGGACGTCTCAAGGCCCTTCGCTAGGACGGCCCGCCGTCGAGAGTCCCCCCGCTTCAGTACCGGGCCCCGACCACGAAGGGGTTGCGAGTCACTCGCGCGCGGAGAGGAGGAAGGAACAAAGCACCTCGACGACTCGCGCGTCCACGTGGCCGGGAATCATGTACTCGGCGGGCCCTGGTTTTCCGTCCCCATGGATGAACATGTGGTTGCTGCCGGGAATCGTCACCACGTCGACGCGGTCGACCTGGGCAAGCCCACGCCTCCACGTCGCCAAGTCCTCCTTGGTGCTTTGGTAGTCCCGCTCCCCTTGCATGATAAGAATGGGGCGATGGAGCTTCCGGGCCATCCCGACTCCGTCGCGCGATTCCAGGTCCTTCCAGTACGACATCGGCAAGCCAAGGAAGCTCCCGGTGCTGGCCGTCCCGGCCTTCAACGGCTCGGCAGCCTTCTCAATCTCGGCGATTCGCTCAGCCGGCGCGCCCAGGTACCGCAGCTGCGCGAGAATCAGCGCCCACATGGGACGCCCCGGTGGCGCCAGCAGAACCGCGCCCGCGACTGGCGCCGAGCGGAGGGCAATCTCCGGCGCCAGGAGGGCCCCCAGGCTATGCCCCACCACGAAGACGCGCGCGGCATCCACCTCCGGCCGCGCCTTGAGCACGCCCATGGCCGAGACCGCGTCCACCACGACCTCATCATCAATGGAAATGCCGCCTGCGAACGACTCCTTGTACTGGAAGGTGCGTTTGTCGTAACGCAGGACGGCGATGCCGCGCGACGAGAGCCCCTCGGCGAGGTCCTTGAATAGCGCGTTGGGCCCGAAGCGCACGTCCCGGTCGTGCGGGCCAGAGCCGTGAACCAGCACGACGCCAGGGAAGGGGCCCGTCCCCGCCGGCACCGTCAACGTGCCCTTCAGCAGGAAGGGCGCCTGCCCTACGGTGACATCCTCGCCCCGGAACGCCGCGCCGTTCACATACGGAGGACGGCCATCGGGCGTCACCGAGGCACCAGCAACCGCCTCGGACCATGGGGCCGTGGCCTCCGCGGGGATGGGCTCCGGCCCACCGCGCCCTGGAGAACTCGCGCAGGCCGCGCCAGTGAGAGCGACAGCACCCAGACATGCACCACGAGTCAGCTTCTTCAACGTGTCACGGATATCGTGAAACATAGCCCCCCCCCTTCCTTCAGGCAGACCGACGAGAGTCCGCATCGTCTGTCGGTCCGCGATTGCCCCCCTCGATGCGACGATAGAGGACGTATGAATAGACGATGGGGGTCACCGTCGCGACGGCGACAGCCGCGAGCACGGGAACCGGACCGCCACCGAGGAGCCCCGAGACGAAGACGATGACTCCCGCTAGGACAAAGAGCCGTCCTCCCAGGCGATGCGTGCGCAGCCAGACCTCATCGCTCGCGAGCGTCCAGGGCGTCCGGATTCCACAGAAGAAATTCTTGGTGAACTTCCCCATGTAGTTGCCCAGGACCACGAGGACCAGGCCCGTGGCCGCGGGAACCACGCGAGCCATCGGCACGGGCACTCCAATGCCCGCGAGCAGGACCAGGGTGTTGAGCAGGAAGAGGAATGCGACCAGCGCCGCCTGGATGCCCTCGAAGACGCCCTGGAACCGCGTCACGCGGAAGTGCCTGGGCGAAATCCGTGGCACGGCCACCAGCACCAGGTACACAGCAGCCATCACCAGCGGCAGGACGAAGGGCCCCCAGGGCTTGGGTGTATACCTATCCACCACCCCCGCGGCATTCCAGTGCGTGGGTATCGACTCCGGCAATCGGCCGTAGAGCACGAAGGTCATCGCGAACGACACGATGACGAGTCCCAGACTCAACGCATTGGCTCGGCTGATTCTCATGACGGCTCTCCATTCCCCTTATCGACCTTGAAGAGGTCGAGCAGGACTGCCGCTACGTCCTCGAACACAGTCGTGTTGAGGGAGTAGACGATTTGCTGTCCGCGGCGCTCACAGCGCACCAGGTCCGCCGCTTTGAGCACGTTGAAGTGATGCGATAGCGACCCCTTCGTGATGTCGAACGCCTCAGCGAGCTCTCCTGCGGACTTCGAGCCGCCCTGCAGGAGCTTGAGCACCTTGCGCCGGGTCGGGTCTGAAATCGCCTTGAAGACCTCCTGCGTTCGCATCTCGACCTTTCGATAATTTGACGACTCTCAAAATAACGACCAAAGAAGTCCTGTCAAGCGGAATGTCGCCGATGCGGGCGAAGCCATCCGGGTTCAATCCTCCGGGGCCCAGGGCAATGTCCCCGAAATCGAGCCCGAGGCCTTTGTCCTCGCTGGAGGTGAGGCGCGCGCCCCCCCCCAACGCCCTCCACGTCGAGGGGGCCCCTCCCATCGCGCGCCTTGCCTCCACCTGGTGAGGGAGGCCTGTGTGCAGCGCGTCGTCAAAGTCTTCGTACTCTCCTCTGCCTCGGGCGCTCCACACCCCGGGCCGGAACTCTCTGTCGAGTCCTCCACGCTCGACGGACTGCAGGAAGCTGCACGCGCCGAGCTGACTGCCCGCGGCCAGCGCGTACGCGCCGTCTCTCACACTCCCACGGGCCTACTGGCTTACGTGGAGGGCAGCCCGTGACGGTGCCCGCAGACGTCCACGTGGCCGAGGAGCGCCTCCAGGCGATTCTCAAAGCAGTGGTGGTGGGCGCCCGCGTCGATGAGCCCGCCAGCCGCCCTGGAGGCGAGGACGCCCTGGCCTTCAGTGAGGCGGGCGCCCTCCAGCCCCCGTATGAGCCGGAGGCCCTCTGCCTCCTCGTCGAGCACTCCAACTCTCTTCGGCAGAATGTCGACGCCTACGCCACCAACATCGACGGCTTCGGCTACCGCTTCGAGCCCGCCATCGACTTCGACGGGGACGGGGCGCAGGAGAAGGTGGCCGACGCCATGGCCCTGGAGCGCCTGGCCGCGCGTGACGCCGGCACGCTGCCTTCCGGGACGCCCCTACGCCCCACGGACGAGGAAGTCGCTGCGCACGCGGAGGAAGTGCGTCAGCAGGCCCGGGTGGAGAAGGCTCGCCTGGAGTCCTTCTTTGATTTCTGCTGCTTCGACTCCAGCTTCGTCGAGCTGCGTCGCCGCACCCGGCATGACTTGGAGGTGACGGGCAACGCGTACTGGGAGGTGCTGCGCGACGGCAAGGGCGACATCGCTCGCTTCGTCTACGTGCCCTCGTACACCGTTCGCCTGCTCCCCCTGGACAAGGAGGCCGTCGAGGTGCGCGAGCGCGTGCGTATCTCCGCCGTCAGCTTCGACACCGTCACCACCCGCCGGCGCCTGCGCCGTTACATCCAGGTGCAGGGCAGCGAGCGGGTGTACTTCAAATCCTTCGGCGACTCGCGCGTCATCTCCCGCCTCACCGGCCGCGCCTTCCAGGACGTCGCCGCCCTCAAGGTCGCAGACGCGTCGGACGGCCCCGCCACGGAGCTCATCCACTTCGCCATCCACTCGCCGCGTTCCCCCTACGGCATTCCTCGGTGGGTGGGCACCCTGCTGTCCGTCCTCGGCTCCCGGCAGATGGAGGAGGTCAACTACCTCTACTTCAACAACAAGTCCGTCCCGCCCCTGGCCCTCCTCGTCTCCGGCGGAAGGCTCTCCGACGCCTCCGTGCCGCGCATCGAGCGCTTCATCGAGGAGAACCTGAAGGGGAAGGCCAACTTCCACAAAATCCTCATCCTTGAGGCGGACGGCGCCGGCACCGGTGACGGAGGCCGCGCGAAGATTGAGCTGCGCCCGCTGACAGACGCCCAGCAGCAGGACGCTCTCTTCCAACAGTACGACCAGCGAAACATCGACAAGGTGGGCAGCGCCTTCCGCCTGCCGCCCCTGCTGCGCGGGGACGGGCGGGACTTCAACCGCTCCGTGGCGGAGGCGCAGCTGCGCTTCGCCGAGGACCAGGTCTTCCAGCCCGAGCGCGACGAGTTCGACTTCTTGCTGAATCGGAAGGTGCTCGCCGACATGGGCGTGCGCTTCTGGAAATTTAGGTCGCAGACGACGGCCACGAGAGACCCCGAGCGCATGACGGAGATGGTCGAGCGCCTGGTGCGCGTGGGTGTGCTGACGCCCGAAGAGGGCCGCCACCTAGCCGGCGACATCTTCCACCGCGAGTTCCGCAAGATTGGGGACGATTGGGTGAAGCGCCCCATCACCCTCACGCTGGCGGGCATTCAGACGGGCGTCGATGACCTGAAGCCCCAAAAGGACAGGGGCTCGCTGCTGGGCGAGGCGAAGCGCCTCTTGG from Myxococcus xanthus encodes:
- a CDS encoding phage portal protein — encoded protein: MTVPADVHVAEERLQAILKAVVVGARVDEPASRPGGEDALAFSEAGALQPPYEPEALCLLVEHSNSLRQNVDAYATNIDGFGYRFEPAIDFDGDGAQEKVADAMALERLAARDAGTLPSGTPLRPTDEEVAAHAEEVRQQARVEKARLESFFDFCCFDSSFVELRRRTRHDLEVTGNAYWEVLRDGKGDIARFVYVPSYTVRLLPLDKEAVEVRERVRISAVSFDTVTTRRRLRRYIQVQGSERVYFKSFGDSRVISRLTGRAFQDVAALKVADASDGPATELIHFAIHSPRSPYGIPRWVGTLLSVLGSRQMEEVNYLYFNNKSVPPLALLVSGGRLSDASVPRIERFIEENLKGKANFHKILILEADGAGTGDGGRAKIELRPLTDAQQQDALFQQYDQRNIDKVGSAFRLPPLLRGDGRDFNRSVAEAQLRFAEDQVFQPERDEFDFLLNRKVLADMGVRFWKFRSQTTATRDPERMTEMVERLVRVGVLTPEEGRHLAGDIFHREFRKIGDDWVKRPITLTLAGIQTGVDDLKPQKDRGSLLGEAKRLLGLREELRAEEERLAQGRLALARRYLDTESVSVPRAEFDTWFSAGES
- a CDS encoding autorepressor SdpR family transcription factor yields the protein MRTQEVFKAISDPTRRKVLKLLQGGSKSAGELAEAFDITKGSLSHHFNVLKAADLVRCERRGQQIVYSLNTTVFEDVAAVLLDLFKVDKGNGEPS
- a CDS encoding alpha/beta hydrolase family protein; this translates as MFHDIRDTLKKLTRGACLGAVALTGAACASSPGRGGPEPIPAEATAPWSEAVAGASVTPDGRPPYVNGAAFRGEDVTVGQAPFLLKGTLTVPAGTGPFPGVVLVHGSGPHDRDVRFGPNALFKDLAEGLSSRGIAVLRYDKRTFQYKESFAGGISIDDEVVVDAVSAMGVLKARPEVDAARVFVVGHSLGALLAPEIALRSAPVAGAVLLAPPGRPMWALILAQLRYLGAPAERIAEIEKAAEPLKAGTASTGSFLGLPMSYWKDLESRDGVGMARKLHRPILIMQGERDYQSTKEDLATWRRGLAQVDRVDVVTIPGSNHMFIHGDGKPGPAEYMIPGHVDARVVEVLCSFLLSARE
- a CDS encoding SdpI family protein: MRISRANALSLGLVIVSFAMTFVLYGRLPESIPTHWNAAGVVDRYTPKPWGPFVLPLVMAAVYLVLVAVPRISPRHFRVTRFQGVFEGIQAALVAFLFLLNTLVLLAGIGVPVPMARVVPAATGLVLVVLGNYMGKFTKNFFCGIRTPWTLASDEVWLRTHRLGGRLFVLAGVIVFVSGLLGGGPVPVLAAVAVATVTPIVYSYVLYRRIEGGNRGPTDDADSRRSA